AGGAAGACCATGACAGGATTACACGTAGGCATGAAGCACAAACGAAAGTAGTAATGGATAGACAATAAAATGTCTCTCACAATTTGACGCAGATAATCTTCATGGCCGGAGCTGGAGTTCTGCAACACTACGTGAGATGACTCTTGGCAGAGTATTTGGGCTCGATCTAGGCTCCCTTTTGACTTCTGCGACCATGGGGAAAAGATTCGCAGAAGCTTCGAAAGTGCCAACTGGTATTGAAAGTGGGGGAGGTCAGTAGAATATCACGCGCGAAGAGGGATCGGGACTGAAATGAATCGTTGTGAGTATATTGATTGCTGTATTGGCACGATTGAAGGAAACAAAGTCGGTTGCGAATGGTGTCCGTTACAGTCGCTGAAGCCAAAGAAagtggttggtttgtgagAAGGTAGAAAAGGTCAACAGAAATTCGCCAGTCAAAATTTATATTTTCCCTCCAAGGCTGCGTGCGGGTAAAAGTGGGTACGTTTGCCGAGACTGCCACCCAGCGGCAGCCTTGCATACAGTGGTGGGACACGACCGCATTCAACCCTTGGCTCGTCATTGAGCAATTGTCAGCCTCGTCAACCACCTGGCATCTTAGTGTCGCAAACAACAGATATCTTGACAACGGGGTTTCCACAAACGCGCAGGCAAAAACAACGGGAGAAATCGAATCGCGCATGCCGCCCGATCAACAAATACACCAGACAAGATGGCCATAGACTGGGGGACGTACGTGtatctctttctctttctcccacGCCCCCAAACCTACCTCTTAAGCTCCAGCTAACAAGTTAACAGCATcaaatccctcctcatcttcttcggccccctcctcctgcccaaAGCAATATCCTACTACCGCTCCATCCGCGCcgcctcccaaacccaccgcCTCAAAatcatccccctctccccctccctcacccgcgccatcgccatcctctccgctGTGGCagccaccttcctcctccgcgccCTTCCAATCTTTTCCCCAGAAAACATCTTCGCCATCACCCAATCCCGCCTCCAGATCCCCACCGAAGTCTTGTTCAACCGATTGTCCTCCCTCAGGGAACTGCACACTCTCACCCCGCTAGACCTCGCCCTCAAAGAAAAATTCACCTCGCTCGAGTCAAGACTCTTGTACCTCCAGTTCGGACCGGATGTCCTAGGAAACTGCCCCTTTTGCAACAGCGACGATCCGACGAGTTATTTGTATTATGCCATCCCGAGTATTTTGACGCCCCATGTTTTTAATCTGGTGGTTATCACGCTGGTGACGTCGAGTTTGTTTTCGGGGGAAAAGGCGGCTGGTTGGCGGACCCCGGCGGCGATTGcgagtgtggtggtggcggtgctggATTTGTATTTGACGAGCAGTTTTAACCACCAGTCTAACTCGAACAAACTACGGCTGCAGGATCTggatttgtttttttggagTTCGAGGCTGATGAGACTTATTTCTCTTGCCATGTTGGATATATTTCTTGCGTTGGCGATATATCTTACTGGGACGAACAGGGCGTTTGTCACGCCGCCGTCACCGGCGGAGAGGATAGAGAGTGTcttgaaggggttggggaatATCAAGGGGAAACTGAAtgcggcgggggtggtgaagaatACGGTTACCAGGgatgaggggttgaggggaaGGAGTAATGGGTATTGGGCGcatgaggtgaggttgacgagggagatgatggaggaggaggaggtggtgagggggatgaaTGATGCGCTGGAGAATAGGCTGGATGTGAGAAGCTTGGAGAGGGATGCGGAGGAGTATACtaagggggttttgggggggttgatggggtttAGTAGTCCTACGGCGGCAAGTGGGGGTGAGGCGGTGCCGGGTACGCCAACTACTACGACGTCGTCGACGACAGCAGGTGGGCACGTTAAGGAGGAGTAGATGGTGGTATCTGGGTAATGTATAATAATTTAGCGAGCGAATTCTTCTGGCGTTTAAGGATAATATTAATTGTTATATCAAGAAAGTCTGGTGGTGATAAAGTGCTTCAAACCAGGTTGAATGCCTACAACACCCAACCCTTATAATTTCGAAAGATAAACACCAGCACTACAAAACTCATGTCTTTTGATctgcccaaacccaacaaaaagaacaacACGCCACATGCCATGAATAATGCATGTCTTTGATGCAATGCCATGGTACTATAACTACCCTCCTCCGTTTCATGGATGCCTATATACAAACCAGCTACCAATAAGTTATATATTGTTATCTTTCCCACCCGcttcctttcttcttctctcacGAGATTCAGACACCCGGCCTCGTCCCCGCACTACTAGCACTATCCTTCCTCGACCCCTTgcctcccccacccacaCCCGCCTCATCCACGCTCCTCTCCAAAAAGCTCGCCCAAAGGTCGCTCAAGCTctcccctctttctttggGTGTCGCCCCCGCAAGCGAAGCGTTCTGGTCAGCAAAAAACTCGCTGTTCAACGCCGGCGAACTAGGCGTGCGATGGAACGGTGAGGTGGGAAGGCGCAAACCTCCTGAAGCGCCAGGGCGGGAGAGACCGGCTTTTTCGCGCTGTTCCTCGCTCCACCCGAGAAAGCCGGCCATGACCTGCAGGATCTGGAAGCGTTTGGGGTCTGAGCggtcgagggtgaggaatTGGAGGAAGTGGTTTGTTACTAGTTGTCTGTGGGAGATAATTAGTGGTTACCGATCggctgggagaggtggggggcATACTTGTCGATCATCTCCTCTGGCTTCGTCTTCTTGATGTACTTCAGTGCCTTGGTCAGGTGGTCGTTTAGAACGATGGCTTCGTGACGAAGTTTGCCAATGAGAAGGTTCttttccttgacctccttttCAAAGGAGGCGGTCCGTTCGAGTTCCTTGGAGAGGGTTTCCCTGGCTGCTTCGGCCTCGTTGGCTTTTTGCTCGGCTTCCTGAGCTCGCTTCTTGAGGAATTGGACGAGCTCTTCATTTGCTTCGACAATGTCCCGGAGTTCCTTCTTGCGAGCGTCTTGGATCTCTTGGAGGGCTCGCTGAAGTCTATCCACCGCTTGGCTTTGGACGTCTCGGTCCCCGACGGCTCTTTCGTAGCCTTCTTTTGTGGAGAGCAATTCCTCTTCCAACTCGGAGACTTTCTCGGCGAGGAGTTCTCTTTGGGAGCGTTCTTCCATGGCGATGACCTCCCATTCTCCCATCGCGGTGGCTGTGCTTTCCAGTTCTTCTCTTAGCTTCTTGACCAGCCTGTCCAAGTCATCTTTTTCCCTGTGCCAATTTTGTTGAGACAGATTGGATCTGCTTCTCAGGCTTGTCAACTCCCGCCCTTGTTCCTGAACCTCTTGCTTCAGctgctccgtctcctccctttGGGACTCGATCTGTTGCGTGAGCTGGTCATTCTGCGCTTCTAATTCCTCCACCCGGTCCTTCGCCTCTTCCAGCTCGGCCTTGTCGCGCTTGAGGCGCTCGCCGAGGGTCTCTTTGATCTTCTCAACGCGACCGAGAAGGGTCTGGTATTGGGTTTCCGCATGGTCCTTGGCGGATTCGGATTCTTCGAGGTCGGCTTTCAGCTGGGTAATCTCTGTTGACTGAGCTTCCAATTGCTGGCGAAGCTTCTCTACCTCTTCTTGGAGAGCCGAGTTAtctggtgaggaggacatGGTAGCTTCCAgtctggtgttgctgggtGGTTGCGGGGGCGTCGTCGTTTTCTCTGTTGGTTTGTGTTGGTAGCCGTTTGTGTCGGCATGACCGTTGGCTGGGGGTTCCTCCTCTGGCTGTTCAGGCTCGGGCTCTTCCTCCGGCTCTACTGTTTTCTCGGGTTCGTCTTCTGGCTTCACAGATTCGAGCGCCTCGTCTGCTAGCGGAAAGGTGTGCTCGAGCTTATCTGGCGGCGGGGACAAGGGGCTGCCTGGCGCATTCTACCCAATAGGTTAGTACACCTTCAACGACATGAAACCCACGGTCCCGAGGCCGGTAGTAggcaaggggagggggcaaATGACCAGAGTTCCAAACATAGTAGGTTGCGCATACCAGAGTTTCTGGCTCTTGAGACCGGGCGCTCTCAACGCCATCCTTTTCTCCTGGTGGTGGCTCTCGTTGTTGCTTCTGCGCTGctacgctgctgctgttgttgttcccGTTGCTACCCTTcccgccgttgttggtgttattattattgttgttggtatttttcttcttcttattCCTGTTCTTCCTACTAGGAGTGGTGTTTGAAGATGCGGTCGAGGCGGGAACTAATGGTGGTGAATTACAACAATTGTATGATTAGCGCAAAATGCATGTCAAGGGGAGATCTAGGCCTCGTCATGGAAGAAGAAATAGGAAAAAAGACAAGATGGCAAGGTGATAGGCTCCGGTATATGCATGTATTGTAACAGAACATAATCGTAGGGTCTCCCCGTCGGACCAGTTGCGGTCTGGCCACTTGCACTCTTTCAGGCCCTTCGCTTgctgggcggtggtgctACCCCCAGCAAAGCCCACATGGGGGACATACCTGGTGCTGTTGATTGGACAGAGCTGCCCTTCGGcgcggaagaagaggacaTGGCTTCCGGGGCAGATTTTAGCAATTGGTCATGGAATCAATGCCcgggggatgatgaagagaagCAGAAATGTGGCCCTATGTGTCTTGTTTTGCCTGGCTGGCCGTGGAACAAGTACTTGTGTTGAAACAGCAAGGTAGAGCTCAGCGAGTGCCCGCCGTGTGCGCCGCAGCAAGCATCCCACTTCCATGAATTCCGATCCGTTGCTCCACGTCAGCTCGGCCTGTTCCTCGCCCTTGGAAGACAAGAGAACTGTTCCTTGCTCAGAAACAATGCATATTCTTACGTGTCATCTATAGGCCTGAGAGGCCAGCACGAGGTCCCCCAAGGAGGTTTTCAGTCAGGGCTTGCATCTTGATAAATGCTACCGTGTTACAGCATGCAGCAGCCGCAGAGCGGCGCAAGAGATGGTGTTCACAGGTGGGAACCAATATTACGTAATCTTCGAGGTCACGGACCAATCGTGGGTTTTTTTACCAACTCCAGGTTCTGCCAGCCGCGAAGAAactttccctttttcttctttacaTATTTCACCCTTCCCCCCGAATATTCTTGGAATCCGCCCGCTGGTGCATTTATGTAACAGCAAATGTGGCCTTTTCATCTCTTGGGGAGAAGTAGACAAAACTATCCGCGCTTTATAATCCTGACATATCTCGAATTGATCGTGAAACATCAGTTCACCAAATGAGGGTGCCAGGTTCGCTTGGGGCGGACATGCTACTTCACCATGAAACTTTGTGTGTGAATTGTAATGTATTTAAAAATCAACTAAAAACTGGCCAACAATGAAATTTTTTCTGTCTTGAGTCGGGGTATCAAGTACTCTTCTCCCTGCCTATATTAGGTATTATGCCCCTCATGGCTTCGTCTTCTTGTTCCTCGTGCTGCTCCTTGTCCCCTTTCTGGGTGTGTCCTCCTTGGgctccttggcagccttaGTCTTTTTGACCTTGGTCACCTTGGTCTCGACAAccgtctcaacaacctcttcaatcttctcctcaatcttcttctcaaccttTTCCTCGAGGGCGGGAGGGGCCTCGATCTCCTTAggagcctcctcctcggcggttCCGTTCTCCAGTTGTGGCTTGGCCTCGGGAGCTTTGAGCTGAGGGATGTCAAACTCGTAGTCCATAAGatccttgagcttctcagCCCGCGCAAGCCgtctctgctcctcctttgtGATCTTGGCCTGCCATTGCGACTCGGAAAGCGGTCTTTCGAGCTGGTTGCCGGCCATTTTGTTCCAGGGGACGACCTTGAAGCGGCGGTTGGCGCCCTTGAAGAGGTCAGGGTGCACCTGCTCAGGCGGCACAACCTTGGCGGTAAGAATGTGGCCGAAGAGAAGGTACTTGTCCATGGTGCGCGCTGCGATATCGGCCACCTCAGCCTCCGCAAACTCAATGAAGGCACGATGACGGCTGGCGCCTGTCTTCTTGTTGCGCACAACTCTCAACTTGGTGATATCGCCGAACTGACCGAAGTACGCCCGGAGCTCGTGCTCGTAGAAACCGTGGGGGATGCGTCCGAGGTAAACGACGCCGGGGTTTCCACTGCTGACTGGtgtctccttttccttcttctccttcttcgccttcttggacttggggATCTTGCCGACATCCTGACCCTTCTGGAAGGTCTCGCTGATCCGCGTTGGCTGTTCCTCCTCGTTGTCGCTGTCAAGGGCCTCAACTAGGGCTTGGGTCTCAAGgtcgacctcctcgtcctcctccttaaAGTTCACAGTCTCTTCCTCGACTGGTTCCTcgaccttcttggccttcttggtgggcttctcctcctttgttggcttcttctccttcagcgCCGACTTCTTGGGggcctcctcggcgacaACGTCCTTGGCgggcttctgcttcttgatgacgaCGGGGGACGCATCCTCAGTAGCTGCGAAGAGATAGTTAGACAATTGTCGCTCCAAGACAAATATGGTGGGAAAAACAAACCCTTgcgcttctcggccttggggGTTCCGttggcggccttcttctccgtgGCAGAAGCTGTGAACCAACCCATTAGTATTCGGTTGTTTGTTTGCCCGATTTTGAATGAACAAACCCTTCGCCTTACGGCCTGAACCGTTGACTGTTCTGGCCATTGTGAATGTTGATGATTGTGTGGGTTGCAGAACAGGATTGTTGCTGGGGCGGGCGCAAAAGTGCAATCCAATGGCTCCGTCCAGCACTCACCTCCAGAAAATTTCTGGATTCTGCCAGTGCGACCGCATCCTGAAAGGCGGTGAATTGCCAAAGCTCTCCGGTCCCACCTTTAGCTGCACCCCTTGACCCACTCATGTTCACCCCTTCAATCTCACTCTTGTCGACAGCTTCAATAACAGCCGATACAATACTATTTGGGGCCTTGTCAATATTGTATCTTCCGTGAACCCAGAACTCGCCAGTTTCAGCTGGTATCGTCAGCAGCCATTATACCATGACGGACAGTTTCCCTTCCATTATCCCGTTGCTCAACTCTCTTCTCACCCTTCTCAGACCATTTCTCATACCAAACCACATCCTTATAATCCACACTAGCACCTAGCTCATACCATGGGGGCTCAGGCGTCTCTTCACTTCCAGAGAATTGCAGTAGTCAAACCATGCCTATGCCTTGTATTTTGGTTGAAGATACTGCTCGTCCACAGCCTTAGTATCGGTTGCATGCTCAACAAGCTTGGTGCTCAAGGATACAGTCTTTACAGTCTTGGAGATAAAGAGTGAAGGACGATGCTAGAAAACTCCATCCTGGTGTTTGGTAAGATGCTGTTTTTCGCTATAAACATTGTCTGGCATTGGGTGGTGTCGGTATAGACAACTTCGTCTTTGTTGTCTTGAAGAAATCTTGTGTTTTGATGACACTAACTGCAGGACAAATTACACGGGGGCGGCAGGATTTGAGCATCTTCGCCGAGCATCGATGGCTGTACAACTTCGGTAGCTGTTTTCTCGGGTTTAATCTCAATCACCGTGCTAATATCGGGTAAGAAAGTCAcatgagaagaagaatggaaaTAGGGCTTGGACCTCAGTATTGAATGGAATTGGTTCATGGGGTCATGTAGTTCTCCTGGATCTACTCTTCCGGAGCCATGGCGAGAATACCCTCCAACACTGATTATCAACCATGAGGCACAGTCGTATATTTGTGAATGATCTTTACCAGTAATTCCAGCTCATGTTGTACCAGAACCTTTGGTTTATGCTATCAAGACAGATGCATGGAACCTGAGCTACGGAGTATAGCGCAGCTCATGCGATCTGCGCATCACCTTCTTGGGCAGTATGATACCCTTCCAACAGATGTACGGCATATTTTCCTTCATCGTGTTTGTTGCCATTGCCTAGCAAGCTTGTCGCCAAGGCGAGTACTCCCTCGTTTCCAGGTTACCAAATctatcaccatcaacacccccaatCTCACGATCATTTATTGAGAACGGTCACCCTTCTCTCCTTGATCCGCAGTTGTATCAAGCTCATGCCATCGAGTTTCCGGTGTCTGCTGAAGCTCTGTTGTCCCTGGTGAAACTGGAAGTTCGCAAATTTCACCAATTGTCGAGTTTGgatccttcttggcctgtcTATGCGGCTTGGCAGTCAAAGAGTCCCCGTGAAGCTGTGCCTTGTCCCATATGCCATTGTCGGCCCTTCGCTTCTTTAGCCTTCTTCGAATCAGATAGGCTACAACTCCAAAGAGAATGAACGCTGCTATCATGGAGCCCACGACGACTCCGATCAAGGCACTTCTGCCTAATGTGTGCCTTCGTCGTCATTTGAGTTGGATCCAGTGACTTCGAGGGTTAGAATAATTGTTTGTATTAGGAATGACGAGAGGTGTGGCTTACCTGGCCcggtggctgttgttgaagcGCCGGTCCCTGGACAAAGACATGTCAGAAAACACTCTAAAAGAGTGGGGGATGATATGAACTTACTTGAGAGTGAAGCAGTAGTTGTAGCACTGTTCGGAGTTGCGGAGGCTTCAGTGGCTGTAAGATTAAAGGACTCTGCTTTGGGCAAGATCATGGTCTGGGTTGTCAAAATCGTCGAAACATCATGGTTGAAAAGCTTGGTTTTAACCGATTTCGTCGTGGTCAAGGTTTCAAAGTAGTCGGCCGGGTAGGTGACATCGGATGGTGGTAAGCTGCAAAAGCTCACCCAGAGTCCGTAGTTAGGGTCGAGAAATTCTCTTTGAATGTGGGAGAGATCAGAAGCGCCCACTGTGAGACATTTCATACACAAGTCGTAATTCCCTCGAAAGACTTTGCAGATAGTCGACCATGCGTATGAAGTTACATTCCTCATATCAAGAAACCCAGCAAAGTCTGGTATTAGTTGGCATCAAATCGCGACCTTTGATTCAAGTCGAGACCACTCACCGCAATACATTCCAGTACAGCGATCTGGCAAGGACAGATTGTCGGTGCCAACCTGGCGCCCTACATTTTGTATGGCCATGAATTGAGCGCTCCTGTGTGGCTCATGGAAACAGAGAGGTACGGTTGATGGAAAGAGAGAAGTTTGGGACGAGGCTTGGGTAACAAGTCAAGTACCTACGGGCACCGACAGCTCCAATATATTGCTCCCATCACATAGATACAAGCCATACTTTCAATCACACGCCCAATACACGCAAATACTTCGCCAAAGCGCTCTTCTAGGGGTAGCCTTGTTCCAGCGATCAACGTCAACTTGCATGTAAATACAGCACCTCGCATGTTTCATGGGTGGCCGCTTCGGCCTGCTCATATAATCTCCAGCCAGTGACAGCTTCAAAAGTATGCCCTGGCCATGCTTCCCATGCATCCCATACACCCACTTACTCGCTTTCTTATGCGGCTGATGCTTGGCAATAGGAAGCTGTTGCATTGACACCTTTGTTGGGGGCCAGGCTTACCGAACTTCATATGTGTACCGTAGCAGCACTTCGTCTGGTCGATTTTCTTTGCGGTGGGTATCTACGTGGATAGAAGATAAGGTAGGTGTCGTCTATCTATATATGTACCTTTCATCTTGCCGCGAGAATGAATATGAGAATTGATATAGGTTACCTACCGAGGTATACTCATTAAATACCAGGAAAGCAACCGTGCACTCCTCTCAAACCTGATATTGCTCTCAGTCATAGGAGGCGGCACAGCCATTCCCGTCATTGGTGCATAACAACCCCTTCATTATGTTCAACCTATTCTGAGCGTTACTATCCTCATGTACCCTCCTGCCCTAAAACCTTTCTCCAGTCATGATACAGAGCCACCGACTCTCAACTCTTCAAAGCATttcacctctcccacccccctccctcttctcgaAATgagtaccaccaccatccaatTCATACCTCGGAAGGTTCTGACTTCCCTGAAGCTCCTTCGACATGGGCGATATAGGAAGCTCTGTCGAGTCAGAACCAAGTGGAAGCTCCCGGAAACCTGAGTCCGGTAGCTCTCGAAGCCAAGAATTTGGCAGCTCTTGCAGGGATGTTTTTGGTTTGACGGGTATAGAGTCGCCATGTAGCTGTGCCTTTCCCCAGACCGCATCCTTCCCGTCGTTTGCGTCTTCGGTTCGAGGAATGAGTTCTTTTTTCCGCCGGCGTCGTATCATGAAGGCAATGGCacccaagaggaggagtccGCCTATTACTGAGCCTACTATCACACCGATGAGGGAGCTTCTGTTTAGTGTAGTTGGGGTTCCGGATTGGTCGAGCTCGAGTTCTGAGACTTTGGGGTTTCGTTAGAATGTTATCTGGCagtgtggttggtgggtggttACTTACCTGACTGTGTGGCAGTTGCGGAGGTGCTAGTAGCTAGACGTGTTGGCGTTAGATGATGAAGCATGGCGTTGGAATAGAGTAGACCAGCTTACATGAAGATAGACTCGTAGTGGTAGCATTGCTAAAAGTGGTCGAAGTTGTTTCCTGGGGATCAGTAAGGTTGAAGGACTTCAGATTGGGTAGAATCTGTGTGACTGTCTCCAAAAACGAAGTGATGCTATTCGGGCCCAGTAATGTTTGTTTCCAGTAGGTCTTTATTACAGTGTCAAAGTAATCGGCGGGAAACTCAATCATCTTGGTCGGTCCACTGGTAGCTGATATCGGAATCGCCGGCAAGACTTCGCAGTAGTCCAGCCATGGTTGAAAGTTTGGCTTGATGTAACCCTTCTCGATCTCTGAATACTTGGTGTCGTTCGAGTTATCCTTGATACAAGCGGTACAATTCCCGAAGATTGAAAGAAAGGCTGCGTCTTTTGAACACAGTTCTGCAGTTTTGCCGAGCCTTTGGGCTTCCATATATGCGCTATCTAATGACATTCCGGGATTCGCATTAGATACGCCATTTCTTCTCCAATTCAAGATCCAAAACGTACCGCAGAGAGAGAAGCACATAGCTGGCAGCAACTGAgatccctcaccctcttgCCGTGCTTGTAAGCCCATAGGCGATAGCTGTCGTTTTCCCATTTCATTGGGGGTGAGAGGGCTTGTTGCGGGGTTGATGAAACTTGAGAACAGAAGGAAGGGAGAGATGGTACCGCTTACTAGGGAAACAGCATGAGCTGAAATATATGGCCAGAATACTACTTATCTCGCTGTGATCGTCGAATTCAGCTGCATGCAGAACGAGATGCCATTTCAGTCACGATGCATCATACATGTAAATACTCCAGCAATGTGCAGTTTGTGGGCACAGCCTCGTCCGAGTGATCGACACTTACCTGAAATTACTGTACAACCTCGACTGCCATTGCATGAAGATGTTGTAGATATCCAGCCAGTGGCATACCCTTATAATTTGCCGAACGGCTGTATTGTCTGCATTTACTTTCTCGTTTCCAATCAATCCAGGTCTTGGCAACAGAGCAGTTGACCCCTTGGTCGTCGCTCTATGGCGGCCTAGGCCGTGGGCCTGAATGTACCTGACGCTGATGCTGTTCTGGTTAGGCATTTGGATATCACACTCTTTGGCTCATACCTGAATGCTCGAATGCGAAAGCCTTGCTTCGTATTTACTCATATGTTTTGGGTTTAGACCTTTCTTGTATGCTCATAACCCCTATCATCACCGTGTTTGCTATTATCATTATCATCAGCTcaaccatctcctccctcattgCGCAGGTTATaccgacctcctctcctttctcaacttctccccacccccatcaagcTCATACCTCGGAAGATCAAacgtcttctccaactccacAACCCCCGTAGAAACCGACAACTCCCTCAATACC
This window of the Podospora pseudoanserina strain CBS 124.78 chromosome 3, whole genome shotgun sequence genome carries:
- a CDS encoding hypothetical protein (EggNog:ENOG503P0SS; COG:U), encoding MAIDWGTIKSLLIFFGPLLLPKAISYYRSIRAASQTHRLKIIPLSPSLTRAIAILSAVAATFLLRALPIFSPENIFAITQSRLQIPTEVLFNRLSSLRELHTLTPLDLALKEKFTSLESRLLYLQFGPDVLGNCPFCNSDDPTSYLYYAIPSILTPHVFNLVVITLVTSSLFSGEKAAGWRTPAAIASVVVAVLDLYLTSSFNHQSNSNKLRLQDLDLFFWSSRLMRLISLAMLDIFLALAIYLTGTNRAFVTPPSPAERIESVLKGLGNIKGKLNAAGVVKNTVTRDEGLRGRSNGYWAHEVRLTREMMEEEEVVRGMNDALENRLDVRSLERDAEEYTKGVLGGLMGFSSPTAASGGEAVPGTPTTTTSSTTAGGHVKEE
- a CDS encoding hypothetical protein (BUSCO:EOG09263CUQ; COG:S; EggNog:ENOG503NYJB), with the translated sequence MSSSSAPKGSSVQSTAPVPASTASSNTTPSRKNRNKKKKNTNNNNNNTNNGGKGSNGNNNSSSVAAQKQQREPPPGEKDGVESARSQEPETLNAPGSPLSPPPDKLEHTFPLADEALESVKPEDEPEKTVEPEEEPEPEQPEEEPPANGHADTNGYQHKPTEKTTTPPQPPSNTRLEATMSSSPDNSALQEEVEKLRQQLEAQSTEITQLKADLEESESAKDHAETQYQTLLGRVEKIKETLGERLKRDKAELEEAKDRVEELEAQNDQLTQQIESQREETEQLKQEVQEQGRELTSLRSRSNLSQQNWHREKDDLDRLVKKLREELESTATAMGEWEVIAMEERSQRELLAEKVSELEEELLSTKEGYERAVGDRDVQSQAVDRLQRALQEIQDARKKELRDIVEANEELVQFLKKRAQEAEQKANEAEAARETLSKELERTASFEKEVKEKNLLIGKLRHEAIVLNDHLTKALKYIKKTKPEEMIDKQLVTNHFLQFLTLDRSDPKRFQILQVMAGFLGWSEEQREKAGLSRPGASGGLRLPTSPFHRTPSSPALNSEFFADQNASLAGATPKERGESLSDLWASFLERSVDEAGVGGGGKGSRKDSASSAGTRPGV
- the NOP15 gene encoding nucleolar protein (BUSCO:EOG09264T8I; COG:A; EggNog:ENOG503P21Q); this encodes MARTVNGSGRKAKASATEKKAANGTPKAEKRKATEDASPVVIKKQKPAKDVVAEEAPKKSALKEKKPTKEEKPTKKAKKVEEPVEEETVNFKEEDEEVDLETQALVEALDSDNEEEQPTRISETFQKGQDVGKIPKSKKAKKEKKEKETPVSSGNPGVVYLGRIPHGFYEHELRAYFGQFGDITKLRVVRNKKTGASRHRAFIEFAEAEVADIAARTMDKYLLFGHILTAKVVPPEQVHPDLFKGANRRFKVVPWNKMAGNQLERPLSESQWQAKITKEEQRRLARAEKLKDLMDYEFDIPQLKAPEAKPQLENGTAEEEAPKEIEAPPALEEKVEKKIEEKIEEVVETVVETKVTKVKKTKAAKEPKEDTPRKGTRSSTRNKKTKP
- a CDS encoding hypothetical protein (EggNog:ENOG503P9T7): MGKRQLSPMGLQARQEGEGSQLLPAMCFSLCDSAYMEAQRLGKTAELCSKDAAFLSIFGNCTACIKDNSNDTKYSEIEKGYIKPNFQPWLDYCEVLPAIPISATSGPTKMIEFPADYFDTVIKTYWKQTLLGPNSITSFLETVTQILPNLKSFNLTDPQETTSTTFSNATTTSLSSSTSTSATATQSVSELELDQSGTPTTLNRSSLIGVIVGSVIGGLLLLGAIAFMIRRRRKKELIPRTEDANDGKDAVWGKAQLHGDSIPVKPKTSLQELPNSWLRELPDSGFRELPLGSDSTELPISPMSKELQGSQNLPRYELDGGGTHFEKREGGGRGEML